A single window of Castor canadensis chromosome 3, mCasCan1.hap1v2, whole genome shotgun sequence DNA harbors:
- the Exoc3l4 gene encoding exocyst complex component 3-like protein 4: protein MPLPRTMTPGPELQSPKEPEDPQTPAQGTRRTNSGEEPNTHHEDTSKAGLGTLKRAFSWASWRASTSKEDQGPHKRRSLSLLPSFRRALDGGLAAGQSQVAAVPEEPFKVKDGVSRQASTGAGPEKLKPQAEDKSVADLITERQLLAAFQQLQHLESRLIAEKTSHTFEQDPTAFARRAMDVCLHYDGLAAEIRTIVRETLGPDGVDKDALAEVAHVVPAEEEAHPVSPTDGDFLRAPRHWRQLWKDTVQRSAQERVQRAGAGVTSGATEGTPDLAQLLGELGGLVRGDLQKVRLEVQPVYAAAGFPVWEAYLRAFHSAVAQRLQELAHNAHGCEQLYVLLYWAANVYGSPDFLGSLDLALPTEPLPPLLEPAMWAQLESDYTNFLETKITSCFDGLLQHEQSSWAAAEAPEVLQGLYHTPLSIDIHMLVAEHVKAAGAISAELEATTLGICARALGGFVPRFEKAFLESKAVSEPHLGAYINTCEELRTNLLTRFPGTLKELEKPLVAAICSFQKHLLQVLQQDVQPLFRVLCTKSWLTQDTLYPLMDKVVTFAHHLQHVAPPLAQEILQEVHRYVVREYLAQVLRPRERFRGVERVNGSQKMSMDAQAISGTFQGLGSEATWLDQAILCVAMILGETYKDDIRRHLETLIRSYPDIRRHHILAILALRRLGRRRNQSLLQHAQDLLRAAKSVGLGLTRDRVLFAEIEVPTSVDVLITCI, encoded by the exons ATGCCATTGCCACGGACAATGACTCCTGGGCCAGAACTTCAAAGCCCCAAGGAGCCTGAGGATCCACAGACCCCAGCTCAGGGCACTCGGCGGACAAACAGTGGGGAAGAGCCCAACACTCATCATGAGGACACTTCGAAGGCTGGCCTGGGAACCTTGAAGCGAGCCTTCTCTTGGGCAAGCTGGCGGGCCTCTACATCCAAGGAGGACCAGGGTCCACACAAGCGAAGATCCCTTTCCCTGCTCCCCTCCTTCCGGCGGGCCCTGGATGGTGGCCTAGCTGCTGGTCAGTCCCAGGTTGCTGCTGTACCAGAGGAGCCCTTCAAGGTCAAGGATGGTGTCAGTCGGCAGGCATCCACTGGGGCAGGTCCTGAGAAACTGAAACCCCAGGCAG AAGACAAATCTGTGGCAGACCTCATCACTGAGCGGCAATTGCTGGCGGCCTTCCAGCAGCTGCAGCACCTGGAGTCGAGGCTGATAGCGGAGAAAACGTCGCACACCTTTGAGCAGGACCCCACGGCTTTTGCACGGCGTGCCATGGACGTGTGCCTACATTACGACGGGCTGGCAGCTGAAATCCGCACCATCGTGCGTGAGACGCTGGGTCCTGACGGCGTGGACAAAGACGCGCTTGCCGAAGTGGCCCACGTGGTGCCGGCTGAAGAGGAGGCCCACCCGGTGTCCCCCACCGATGGTGACTTCCTGCGTGCACCCCGCCACTGGCGTCAGCTCTGGAAGGACACCGTGCAACGAAGTGCGCAGGAGCGTGTGCAGAGGGCAGGTGCAGGGGTGACCTCTGGGGCTACAGAGGGCACTCCAGACCTGGCCCAACTTCTGGGCGAGCTCGGTGGCTTGGTTCGGGGCGACCTGCAGAAGGTGCGGTTGGAGGTGCAGCCTGTTTATGCAGCAGCCGGTTTTCCAGTATGGGAGGCCTACCTTCGTGCCTTCCACAGCGCGGTGGCCCAACGCCTGCAGGAGCTTGCGCACAATGCCCACGGCTGCGAGCAGCTCTATGTGCTGCTGTACTGGGCCGCCAATGTCTATGGCAG CCCTGATTTCTTGGGCTCTCTGGACTTGGCGCTGCCCACGGAACCGCTGCCCCCTCTCCTAGAACCTGCCATGTGGGCCCAACTGGAGAGTGATTACACCAACTTTCTGGAG ACCAAGATCACAAGCTGCTTCGACGGCCTCTTGCAGCACGAGCAGAGCAGCTGGGCGGCTGCCGAGGCCCCGGAAGTGCTGCAGGGCCTCTACCACACGCCTCTGTCCATTGATATTCACATG CTCGTGGCGGAGCATGTAAAGGCGGCAGGCGCTATCTCTGCGGAGCTGGAGGCCACCACCCTGGGGATCTGTGCGCGGGCGCTCGGCGGCTTTGTGCCCAG GTTTGAAAAGGCTTTTCTGGAGTCGAAGGCAGTGAGCGAGCCGCACCTGGGCGCCTATATTAACACCTGCGAAGAGCTGAG GACCAATCTACTGACCAGGTTCCCTGGAACCCTAAAAGAGCTGGAGAAGCCCCTGGTGGCTGCCATCTGTAGCTTCCAGAAGCACTTGCTCCAGGTCTTGCAGCAAGATGTGCAG CCACTCTTCAGAGTCCTATGCACCAAGAGCTGGCTGACACAAGACACACTGTATCCCCTCATGGATAAAGTGGTGACCTTTGCCCACCACCTACAGCATGTGGCTCCACCACTGGCACAG GAGATTCTGCAGGAGGTACACCGGTATGTGGTCCGCGAGTACCTGGCACAGGTGCTGAGGCCACGGGAAAGATTCCGGGGAGTGGAGCGTGTGAATGGCTCTCAGAAGATGAGCATGGATGCCCAGGCCATTAGTGGCACCTTCCAGGGCTTG GGCTCTGAAGCCACGTGGCTAGACCAAGCTATCCTGTGCGTGGCCATGATCCTGGGCGAAACTTACAAAGACGATATCCGCAGGCACCTGGAGACACTCATCCGGAGCTACCCAGACATCAG GCGCCACCACATACTGGCCATTCTGGCCCTGCGCAGACTGGGACGCCGTCGGAACCAGAGCCTCTTGCAGCATGCCCAGGACCTGCTAAGGGCGGCCAAGTCTGTGGGCTTGGGGCTCACACGGGATCGCGTGCTCTTTGCGGAGATTGAGGTGCCTACCTCTGTGGACGTGCTAATCACTTGCATCTAG
- the Lbhd2 gene encoding LBH domain-containing protein 2 isoform X3: MEGACPALAVEGAGQRPSREDPRKRLCVFQGAVGAWEKVPRLGQRLPSIVVEPSETGAVESGELRWPPEGTQRGAPQNQAAAAPSQSLPGEPRKAADDAGSECTSSRHRPPPAQ, translated from the exons ATGGAAGGGGCCTGTCCAG CTCTGGCTGTGGAGGGAGCAGGCCAAAGGCCCAGCAGGGAAGACCCCAGGAAGAGGTTGTGTGTATTCCAG GGTGCAGTGGGTGCCTGGGAGAAGGTTCCTCGGCTGGGCCAGCGGCTGCCCTCCATTGTGGTGGAGCCCAGTGAAACTGGTGCTGTGGAAAGTGGGGAGCTGCGTTGGCCCCCAGAAGGCACCCAGAGGGGAGCTCCTCAGAACCAGGCTGCTGCTG ccCCCTCCCAAAGCCTACCAGGAGAACCACGGAAAGCAGCCGATGATGCTGGCAGTGAGTGTACCAGCTCCAGGCACCGGCCACCCCCAGCTCAGTGA
- the Lbhd2 gene encoding LBH domain-containing protein 2 isoform X4: MSTPQHIASEPGPAESATGPVGKGAVGAWEKVPRLGQRLPSIVVEPSETGAVESGELRWPPEGTQRGAPQNQAAAAPSQSLPGEPRKAADDAGSECTSSRHRPPPAQ, translated from the exons ATGAGCACTCCCCAGCACATTGCATCGGAGCCAGGCCCTGCTGAGAGTGCCACAGGCCCAGTAGGGAAG GGTGCAGTGGGTGCCTGGGAGAAGGTTCCTCGGCTGGGCCAGCGGCTGCCCTCCATTGTGGTGGAGCCCAGTGAAACTGGTGCTGTGGAAAGTGGGGAGCTGCGTTGGCCCCCAGAAGGCACCCAGAGGGGAGCTCCTCAGAACCAGGCTGCTGCTG ccCCCTCCCAAAGCCTACCAGGAGAACCACGGAAAGCAGCCGATGATGCTGGCAGTGAGTGTACCAGCTCCAGGCACCGGCCACCCCCAGCTCAGTGA
- the Lbhd2 gene encoding LBH domain-containing protein 2 isoform X2 produces MSTPQHIASEPGPAESATGPVGKVKVMEGMSPGKRWKGPVQGAVGAWEKVPRLGQRLPSIVVEPSETGAVESGELRWPPEGTQRGAPQNQAAAAPSQSLPGEPRKAADDAGSECTSSRHRPPPAQ; encoded by the exons ATGAGCACTCCCCAGCACATTGCATCGGAGCCAGGCCCTGCTGAGAGTGCCACAGGCCCAGTAGGGAAG GTGAAAGTCATGGAAGGGATGAGCCCAGGTAAAAGATGGAAGGGGCCTGTCCAG GGTGCAGTGGGTGCCTGGGAGAAGGTTCCTCGGCTGGGCCAGCGGCTGCCCTCCATTGTGGTGGAGCCCAGTGAAACTGGTGCTGTGGAAAGTGGGGAGCTGCGTTGGCCCCCAGAAGGCACCCAGAGGGGAGCTCCTCAGAACCAGGCTGCTGCTG ccCCCTCCCAAAGCCTACCAGGAGAACCACGGAAAGCAGCCGATGATGCTGGCAGTGAGTGTACCAGCTCCAGGCACCGGCCACCCCCAGCTCAGTGA
- the Lbhd2 gene encoding LBH domain-containing protein 2 isoform X1, translating to MGGGDDEGTQRACGWALNNELRASSGCHDNIFPALAVEGAGQRPSREDPRKRLCVFQGAVGAWEKVPRLGQRLPSIVVEPSETGAVESGELRWPPEGTQRGAPQNQAAAAPSQSLPGEPRKAADDAGSECTSSRHRPPPAQ from the exons atgggaggtggagatgatGAGGGCACCCAGAGGGCATGTGGGTGGGCATTGAATAATGAGCTGAGAGCCAGCTCAGGTTGCCATGACAACATTTTTCCAGCTCTGGCTGTGGAGGGAGCAGGCCAAAGGCCCAGCAGGGAAGACCCCAGGAAGAGGTTGTGTGTATTCCAG GGTGCAGTGGGTGCCTGGGAGAAGGTTCCTCGGCTGGGCCAGCGGCTGCCCTCCATTGTGGTGGAGCCCAGTGAAACTGGTGCTGTGGAAAGTGGGGAGCTGCGTTGGCCCCCAGAAGGCACCCAGAGGGGAGCTCCTCAGAACCAGGCTGCTGCTG ccCCCTCCCAAAGCCTACCAGGAGAACCACGGAAAGCAGCCGATGATGCTGGCAGTGAGTGTACCAGCTCCAGGCACCGGCCACCCCCAGCTCAGTGA